The Aquipuribacter hungaricus genome segment AGTCCCGCAGGCCCTTGGCCGCCTCGACCGGGTCACCGGTGACGAAGGCGATGGCCGTGGGGCCCTTGAGGGCGTCCGCGTCGAGACCCTCGAAGCCGGCCTGCTCGGCCGCGATCTTCGTGAGGGTGTTCTTGACGACCGCGTAGGTCGCGTTGTCGCCGAGGGCGACACGCAGCCGGGTCAGCTGGGAGACGGTGAGCCCGCGGTACTCGGTGAGGACGGCGGCGTTCGAGGCGCGGAACAGGTCCGCGAGCTCGGCGACGGCGTCGACCTTCTCCTGGGTGGGCATGGATGTTCCTTCCGTCTGCGACGGGGCCCGCGTGCGCGGTCCCGACCGAACGGAGCAGCCCTGACATGACGGACGCCCCGGCGCGAGGCACGGGGCGTCGGTGCCCGCTCGCGGGCTCCTGCTCTGCACCTGCGCGGGCCGTCCGGGCTGTCCCGGCTCCTTCGACCACCCCGGAGGGCGGCGACCAACGGTCTTCGGTACGCCGAGGGTACGGGCGCGGGGCGCGTGCGGCCAAATCGCCCGTCCCCGGGGACGGGCGAGGGCCCCGACCGCAGCGGTCGGGGCCCTCGTCGTGCAGGGGGTGCTCAGGCCTGGACGGGCTCCACCGCGCCGCTGGCCGTGGGGTCGACGGGGATGCCGGGGCCCATGGTCGCCGCGACGGTCGCCTTCTTGACGTAGCGGCCCTTCGCGGCGGCCGGCTTGAGACGCATGACCTCGTCCATGGCGGCGGCGTAGTTCTCGAGGAGCTTGGCCTCGTCGAACGACGTCTTGCCGATGATGAAGTGGAGGTTGGAGTGCTTGTCCACGCGGAACTCGATCTTGCCGCCCTTGATCTCCGTGACGGCCTTGGCGACGTCCATGGTCACCGTGCCGGTCTTCGGGTTGGGCATGAGGCCGCGGGGGCCGAGCACCTTGCCGAGCCGGCCGACCTTGCCCATGAGGTCCGGGGTGGCCACGACGGCGTCGAAGTCGAGCCAGCCGCCCTGGATGCGCTCGAGCAGGTCGTCGCTGCCGACGTGGTCGGCGCCGGCCTCGAGGGCCTGCTGCGCACGCTCACCGGTGGCGAAGACAAGGACGCGGGCGGTCTTGCCGGTGCCGTTCGGCAGGTTGACGGTGCCGCGGACCATCTGGTCCGCCTTGCGGGGGTCGACACCCAGGCGGAGGGCGACCTCGACGGTGGCGTCCCACGTGGCCGTGCTGGTCTGCTTGACCAGCTTCACGGCGTCGGCGGGGGCGTACAGGGTGTCCGGGACGATGGCCTCGGCGGCCGCGCGGTAGGCCTTGCTGCGCTTCATGTCTGCTCCTGGTGGGGTGGGGCGTCGGGAGTCGTGGTCGTCGGGCCGCGCGCGGCCCTCCCACGTGGTGCTCGGGTGCTGGTGCTGTGGTGCCGGTGGTGCTCGTGCGGTGGTGCTGGTGGTGCTGGTGCTGCGGTGCCGGTCGCGACGTCAGTCGGAGACGGTGACGCCCATGCTGCGCGCGGTGCCGGCGATGATCTTGCTGGCGGCGTCGAGGTCCGTGGCGTTGAGGTCCTGCAGCTTGGTCTCGGCGATCTTGCGCACCTGCTCCTGGCTGATGGTGGCCACCTTGTCGGTGTGCGGGGTGCCGGAGCCCTTCTCGATCCCGGCGGCCTTCTTGATGAGCTGCGCGGCCGGCGGGGTCTTGGTGACGAAGGTGAACGAGCGGTCCTCGTAGACCGTGATCTCGACGGGGACGATGTCGCCCCGCTGCTGCTCGGTGGCGGCGTTGTAGGCCTTGCAGAACTCCATGATGTTGACGCCGGCGGCACCGAGGGCGGGGCCGATGGGCGGGGCGGGGTTCGCGAGACCGGCCTTGATCTGGAGCTTGATGACTCCAGTGACCTTCTTCTTCTTGGGAGGCACGTCGTGGTCCTTCTGTCGGGGTGGTGCTGCCTGGGTGCTGGGGTGGTACCGGTGGAGCCTCGGTCAGAGCTTGGAGACCTGGCCGAACGAGAGCTCGACGGGGGTCTCGCGGCCGAAGATCGACACGAGGACCTTGAGCTTCTGGGAGTCGACGTTGATCTCGGAGATCGACGCCGGGAGCGTGGCGAACGGGCCGTCCATGACGGTGACGGACTCGCCGACCTCGAAGTCGACGGTCGCCGCGGCGGCCGCGGACCCGCCGGAAGACTTGCCGCCGGAGGCGGACGGCGCCTGCACGGTCGGGGCGAGCATGCCGACGACCTCGTCGAGGGTGAGCGGCACGGGGTGGTGGGCGGACCCGAGGAAGCCGGTGACGCCCGGGGTGTGGCGGACCGCGCCCCACGACTCGTCGGTGAGGTCCATGCGCACCAGCACGTAGGAGGGGATCCGGACCCGGCGGACCTGCTTCTTCTGCCCGTTCTTGATCTCGGTCACCTCCTCCATGGGGACCTCGACCTGGTGGATGTACTCCTCCATGTTGAGGGAGGTGATGCGCGCCTCGAGGTTGGTCTTCACGCGGTTCTCGTAGCCGGCGTAGCTGTGCACGACGAACCACTCCCCCGGCGCGCGGCGCAGCTCGGTGCGCAGCTCGGCGACCGGGTCGGCGGGGGCCTCGTCGACCGGGGTCTCGTCGAGGGCGGCGGCGGCGGTCTCGTCGGACGGCACGACCTCGTCGACCGGGGCGTCGTCGTCCACGTACCCGGACCCGATGACGTCGGTGTCGCCGGTCGCCGCGAGGTCGGCCTGCTGCACGGAGAGGGAGGACTCGTCCAGGGAGGAGAGGTCGTCCGTCGTCACGTCGTCGGCGGCGTCCTGCTCGACGACGTCCTCGGCGTCGGTGCCGACGTGAGGCTGCTCGGACATGTGTGGGACCTGCTTCCTGGGATCGTGGTGGGGCGGGTGCCGGCCGGGCGGCCGGGTGCGGCGCTCAGCCGCCGAACGCCCACAGGACGAGCCGGCCGAACCCGAGGTCGAGGACGCTGACGTAGAGCATCACCGCGACGACAAACACCAGCACGACGCTGGTGTAGGCCACGAGCTCGTCGCGCGTGGGGCGCACGACCTTGCGGAGCTCCGCGAGGACCTGCCGCAGGAAGAGCACGAACCCGCCGCGGCTGCTGGTGCTGCTGCTCGCGGCCGCGGTCGAGCCCTCGGAGGTGTCGCTCACGGGTGATGCCTCTCGCTGGTCGGGGACGCTCGTCTGCAGGGCAGGAGGGACTCGAACCCACAACCCCCGGTTTTGGAGACCGGTGCGCTGCCAATTGCGCCACTGCCCTTCGGTGTGATCCTGCCTCCCACCCGTGCCGGGGCACGGTGAGGACAGCGAGGTGCACGCCGGTCGGTCAGCATACGTCCCCGGGAGGCCCCGGGTCGAATACGCCGCCCGGGACGCGGCCCGCAGCAGCACCCGCGGGCACCGGGGCGGCAGGATGTGGCCATGACCGAGTCCTCCCCCGCCCGCGCCCGAGTCTCCGCCCGCATCGGCGGCATCAGCGAGTCCGCCACCCTCGCCGTCGACGCCAAGGCCAAGGCGCTCAAGGCGGCGGGGCGCCCCGTCATCGGCTTCGGTGCCGGCGAGCCGGACTTCCCCACCCCGCCCGCCGTCGTCGAGGCGGCCCTGGTGGCGGCCCGCGAGCCCGCGATGCACCGCTACACCCCCGCCGCCGGGCTGCCCGCGCTGCGCGAGGCCGTCGCCGCCAAGACCGCGCGCGACTCCGGCCTGGAGGTGCCCGCCTCGCAGGTCCTCATCACCAACGGCGGCAAGCAGGCCGTCTACCAGGCCTTCGCCACGCTGCTGGACCCGGGCGACGAGGTCATCCTCCCGGCGCCGTACTGGACGACGTACCCGGAGGCCGTCCGCCTGGCCGGCGGCGTCCCCGTCGAGGTCTTCGCCGGCCCGGAGCAGGGCTACCTGGTGACGGTCGAGCAGCTGGAGGCGGCGCGCACGCCCCGCACCAAGGTGCTCCTCTACTGCTCCCCCTCCAACCCGACCGGCGCGGTCTACCCCCGCGAGCACGTCGAGGCGATCGGCCGCTGGGCCGTCGAGCACGGCGTGTGGGTCGTCGCCGACGAGATCTACGAGCACCTCACCTACGACGGTGTGACCGCGGAGTCCATGCCCGTCGTCGTCCCGGAGCTCGCGGACACCTGCGTGGTGCTCAACGGCGTCGCCAAGACCTACGCCATGACCGGCTGGCGGGTGGGCTGGATGGTCGGCCCCACCGACGTCGTCAAGGCCGCGACGAACCTGCAGTCGCACCTGAGCAGCAACGTCGCCAACGTGTCCCAGCGCGCGGCGCTGGCCGCGGTGTCCGGCCCGCTGGACGCGGCCCACGAGATGCGCGAGGCCTTCGACCGCCGCCGCCGCACGATGGTCGCGATGCTGTCGGAGATCGACGGCGTCTCCTGCCCGGTCCCCCAGGGCGCGTTCTACGCCTACCCCGACGTGCGCGGCGTCCTGGGCCGGGAGGTCGGCGGCACCACGCCCACCACGTCGGCCGAGCTGGCCACCGTCATCCTCGAGCAGGCCGAGGTGGCCGTCGTGCCCGGCGAGGCGTTCGGCCCCAGCGGCTACCTGCGCCTGTCCTACGCCCTCGGCGACGACGACCTGGCGGAGGGCGTCGGGCGCATCCAGCGGCTGCTCGCCGGCTGAGCGCCGCGGGACGGGGGCTGCCGTGACGACCGGGGCCGGGCAGGCATGCCCGGCCCCGGTCGTGCGTGACCTGCGGACGCTGCCCAAGGCGCACCTGCACCTGCACTTCACCGGCTCGATGCGGCCTGCCACGCTCGCGGCCCTCGCCGCCCGGCACGGCCTCCGGCTGCCGGAGCTGCTGCGGGAGCACCACCTGCTCCGGGTGCCCGCCACGGAGCGGGGCTGGTTCCGGTTCCAGCGGCTCTACGACGCCGCCCGCGCCTGCGTCCGCGACGAGGCGGACATGCGCCGGCTCGTGCACGAGGCCGCCGCCGACGACGCCGCCGAGGGCTCGCGGCGCCTGGAGCTGCAGGTGGACCCCACCTCGTACGCGCCGCTGGTCGGGGGCCTGACGCCCGCGCTGGAGGTCGTGCTCGACGCGGCGCGGGAGGCGAGCACGGCCACCGGCTGCGAGGTCGCGGTGGTCGTGGCCGCGAGCCGGCTGCGCCACCCGCTGGACGCCCGGACCCTGGCGCGCCTGGCGGCCCGCTACGCCGGCGACGGGGCGGGCGAGGTGGTGGGCTTCGGGCTCAGCAACGACGAGCGGCGCGGGCGGACCGAGGAGTTCGCCGCCGCCTTCCGGATCGCCCGGGCGGCGGGGCTGGCCTCGGTCCCCCACGGCGGTGAGCTGCTGGGCGCGGACCACGTCGGGGTGGTGCTCGACGAGCTCCGCCCCGACCGGCTGGGCCACGGGGTGCGGGCCGCCGAGGACCCGGACGTGCTGCGGCGCGTGGTGGAGCAGGGCACCGGGCTCGAGGTGTGCCCGACGAGCAACGTCGGCCTGGGCGTCTATGCGACCGTGGCCGACGTCCCGGTCCCCCGGCTGCTCGCGGCCGGGGCACGGGTGGCGCTCGGTGCGGACGACCCGCTGCTGTTCGGGCCACGGCTGGTCGAGCAGTACGAGCACGCCCGCACCGGGTGGGGCATGGACGACGACGCCCTGGCCGCCCTGGCGCGGCACAGCCTCACCCTCACCCGCGCGCCGCGGGACCGGGTCGCCGGCTGGCTGGCCGAGGTCGACGCCTGGCTGGCCGCACCGCCGTCGGCGCCGCCGGACCCCTCGCCTAGAGGCTGACGCCCACCAGGCGGGGCTCGGCCTCCAGCGTCACCCCGAAGGCGTCCTCGACGGCACCGCGCACCTCGCGGGCGAGCCGGAGCACGTCCTCGGCGCGGGCACCGCCGCGGTTGGTCAGGGCCAGCGTGTGCTTGGTGGACACCGCGGCCGGGCCGGGCAGGCCGTGCCCCTTGCCGACCCCGGCGTGCTCGATGAGCCACGCGGCGGGCAGCTTGACCATCCCGTCGCCGGCGGGCCAGCGGGGCGCCTGCCCGAGGGTGTCCGGCAGCGACGCCTCGGCCAGCACGGGGTTGGTGAAGAACGAGCCGACGGACCAGGTGTCCGGGTCTGGGTCGTCGAGCACCATGCCCTTGCCGGCGCGCAGGCCCAGGACGGCGTCGCGCACCTGCTGCAGCGGCGCGCGGGCGCCGACCTCGATGCCCAGGGCCCGGGCGAGCTCGGCGTAGCGGACCGGCGCCGACAGGTCGGCGACCGGCAGCTGGAAGGCCACCCGCAGCACGACGTAGCGGTCCATGCCGTCGGGGCCGTCGTGCGCGGCCCGCTTGAGCAGGGAGTCGCGGTAGCCGAACTCCAGGTCCCGGTTGGCCAGCGTGCGCAGCCGCCGCTCGGTGCGGTCGTACACCTGGACGGTGGCGACGGTGTCGGCGACCTCGCTGCCGTAGGCGCCGACGTTCTGCACCGGCGTGGCCCCGACGCTGCCGGGGATGCCGGACAGCGCCTCGAGGCCGGAGAAGCCGCGGGCGACCGCGAGCGCGACGAGCTCGTCCCAGCCGGCCCCTGCCTGCACGGTCATGTCCGCGCCGCCGCAGTAGTCGGCACCCTGCAGGGCGACGCCCCCGTCGGCCGGGCGCGCGACGTGGACGACGGTGCCGTCGAAGCCGGCGTCGGAGACGACGAGGTTGGACCCGCCGGCGACCAGGAGCAGCCGGTCCCCGCGGGCGTCGACGTCACGCACCGCCGCGAGCAGCTCGTCGCTGTCGTGGGCGACGACGAGGCGTGCCGCGGGACCCCCGACGCGCAGCGTCGTGAGGTCGGCGATCCGGGTGCCGGGGCTGGTCACCGGGCCAGGCTAGGCGAGGGCTCGTCGCTGCCCGCGGTCGCACCGGCCGGGGGGCGCATGGCGGCGGCGGTGCACGCGGCCAGCAGGGCCGCACCACAGGCGGTGAGCAGCGCGAGGTTGGTCCCGAGCCGCTCGCCGAGCAGGCCGACCAGCGGCGGGCCGGCGAGGAACGCGGTGTAGGCGACCGAGGCGACGACAGACACGCGCACGGCGGCGCGCACCGGGTCGTCCGCCGCGGCGGTCATGCCGACCGGGAAGCCGAGGCTCACCCCGACGCCCCAGAGCACGGCACCGAGGGCGGCGCCGACGACGCCGGGCACGAAGACGACCGTGAGCACGCCGACCGCGACCATGCCCGCCATGACGAGCAGGGGGCGGTAGCGGCCGTAGCGGTCCAGCAGCACCGGGCCCAGGAAGCGGCCGGCCATGACGGAGGCGAGGAAGACCCAGTACATGGCCGCGCCGACCCACTCCTGCGCACCGCGGGAGTCGATGACGGCCACGGCGAGCCAGTCGCCGGCGATGCCCTCGGCGAGCGCGAAGCCCATCATCGTCACGCCGATGAGCAGGGTGCGGGGCTCGCGCCAGGCGTCGACCAGGGAGTAGCGGCGCGAGGGGGCGTCGGTGCCGGCCGCGGCGGCCGCGGCGTGGTCGTCGGCCGCACCGCGGGCGGCGAGCTCCTCGGGCAGG includes the following:
- the rplK gene encoding 50S ribosomal protein L11, producing MPPKKKKVTGVIKLQIKAGLANPAPPIGPALGAAGVNIMEFCKAYNAATEQQRGDIVPVEITVYEDRSFTFVTKTPPAAQLIKKAAGIEKGSGTPHTDKVATISQEQVRKIAETKLQDLNATDLDAASKIIAGTARSMGVTVSD
- a CDS encoding UDP-N-acetylmuramate dehydrogenase is translated as MTSPGTRIADLTTLRVGGPAARLVVAHDSDELLAAVRDVDARGDRLLLVAGGSNLVVSDAGFDGTVVHVARPADGGVALQGADYCGGADMTVQAGAGWDELVALAVARGFSGLEALSGIPGSVGATPVQNVGAYGSEVADTVATVQVYDRTERRLRTLANRDLEFGYRDSLLKRAAHDGPDGMDRYVVLRVAFQLPVADLSAPVRYAELARALGIEVGARAPLQQVRDAVLGLRAGKGMVLDDPDPDTWSVGSFFTNPVLAEASLPDTLGQAPRWPAGDGMVKLPAAWLIEHAGVGKGHGLPGPAAVSTKHTLALTNRGGARAEDVLRLAREVRGAVEDAFGVTLEAEPRLVGVSL
- the nusG gene encoding transcription termination/antitermination protein NusG, whose amino-acid sequence is MSEQPHVGTDAEDVVEQDAADDVTTDDLSSLDESSLSVQQADLAATGDTDVIGSGYVDDDAPVDEVVPSDETAAAALDETPVDEAPADPVAELRTELRRAPGEWFVVHSYAGYENRVKTNLEARITSLNMEEYIHQVEVPMEEVTEIKNGQKKQVRRVRIPSYVLVRMDLTDESWGAVRHTPGVTGFLGSAHHPVPLTLDEVVGMLAPTVQAPSASGGKSSGGSAAAAATVDFEVGESVTVMDGPFATLPASISEINVDSQKLKVLVSIFGRETPVELSFGQVSKL
- the rplA gene encoding 50S ribosomal protein L1 yields the protein MKRSKAYRAAAEAIVPDTLYAPADAVKLVKQTSTATWDATVEVALRLGVDPRKADQMVRGTVNLPNGTGKTARVLVFATGERAQQALEAGADHVGSDDLLERIQGGWLDFDAVVATPDLMGKVGRLGKVLGPRGLMPNPKTGTVTMDVAKAVTEIKGGKIEFRVDKHSNLHFIIGKTSFDEAKLLENYAAAMDEVMRLKPAAAKGRYVKKATVAATMGPGIPVDPTASGAVEPVQA
- a CDS encoding adenosine deaminase, which translates into the protein MRDLRTLPKAHLHLHFTGSMRPATLAALAARHGLRLPELLREHHLLRVPATERGWFRFQRLYDAARACVRDEADMRRLVHEAAADDAAEGSRRLELQVDPTSYAPLVGGLTPALEVVLDAAREASTATGCEVAVVVAASRLRHPLDARTLARLAARYAGDGAGEVVGFGLSNDERRGRTEEFAAAFRIARAAGLASVPHGGELLGADHVGVVLDELRPDRLGHGVRAAEDPDVLRRVVEQGTGLEVCPTSNVGLGVYATVADVPVPRLLAAGARVALGADDPLLFGPRLVEQYEHARTGWGMDDDALAALARHSLTLTRAPRDRVAGWLAEVDAWLAAPPSAPPDPSPRG
- the secE gene encoding preprotein translocase subunit SecE; this encodes MSDTSEGSTAAASSSTSSRGGFVLFLRQVLAELRKVVRPTRDELVAYTSVVLVFVVAVMLYVSVLDLGFGRLVLWAFGG
- a CDS encoding pyridoxal phosphate-dependent aminotransferase; amino-acid sequence: MTESSPARARVSARIGGISESATLAVDAKAKALKAAGRPVIGFGAGEPDFPTPPAVVEAALVAAREPAMHRYTPAAGLPALREAVAAKTARDSGLEVPASQVLITNGGKQAVYQAFATLLDPGDEVILPAPYWTTYPEAVRLAGGVPVEVFAGPEQGYLVTVEQLEAARTPRTKVLLYCSPSNPTGAVYPREHVEAIGRWAVEHGVWVVADEIYEHLTYDGVTAESMPVVVPELADTCVVLNGVAKTYAMTGWRVGWMVGPTDVVKAATNLQSHLSSNVANVSQRAALAAVSGPLDAAHEMREAFDRRRRTMVAMLSEIDGVSCPVPQGAFYAYPDVRGVLGREVGGTTPTTSAELATVILEQAEVAVVPGEAFGPSGYLRLSYALGDDDLAEGVGRIQRLLAG
- a CDS encoding MFS transporter, with the protein product MSTTTPPETVRAQVLAARTSVYLVFAVNGLLLATLLARVPAIRSDLGLTPQELGLTLLAGSVGSVLALPTAGSLIQRLGVRPVVLGAAALGAAGVAGAGLAPDRLLLMVALFAWGFSNGAWDVAMNVEAADVERRLGTTIMPRFHGAWSAGTVLGAGVAAAAAFASVGRGPHLCVVAVVVMAGAVVAVRGFLPEELAARGAADDHAAAAAAGTDAPSRRYSLVDAWREPRTLLIGVTMMGFALAEGIAGDWLAVAVIDSRGAQEWVGAAMYWVFLASVMAGRFLGPVLLDRYGRYRPLLVMAGMVAVGVLTVVFVPGVVGAALGAVLWGVGVSLGFPVGMTAAADDPVRAAVRVSVVASVAYTAFLAGPPLVGLLGERLGTNLALLTACGAALLAACTAAAMRPPAGATAGSDEPSPSLAR
- the rplJ gene encoding 50S ribosomal protein L10, whose protein sequence is MPTQEKVDAVAELADLFRASNAAVLTEYRGLTVSQLTRLRVALGDNATYAVVKNTLTKIAAEQAGFEGLDADALKGPTAIAFVTGDPVEAAKGLRDFGREAPALVIKGGVLDGRAIDAEGLRRLADLEPREVLLAKLAGAMKAPLSKAVYMAAAPLAQAARTVDALRAKREQEEAAA